A stretch of Labrus mixtus chromosome 7, fLabMix1.1, whole genome shotgun sequence DNA encodes these proteins:
- the gnrh2 gene encoding progonadoliberin-2: MCASRLVLLLGLLLCVGAQLSNAQHWSHGWYPGGKRDLDSFSTSEISEEIKLCEAGECSYLRPQRRSILKNILLDALARELQKKK, encoded by the exons ATGTGTGCGTCTCGGCTGGTCTTGCTGCTTGGACTGCTTCTATGTGTGGGGGCTCAGCTGTCCAACGCCCAGCACTGGTCCCATGGTTGGTACCCTGGAGGCAAAAGGGACCTGGATTCTTTCAGCACGTCAGAG ATTTCAGAGGAGATCAAGCTGTGCGAGGCAGGAGAATGCAGCTACTTAAGACCTCAGAGGAGGAGTATTCTGAAAAACATTCTT CTGGACGCTTTAGCCAGAGAGctccagaagaagaagtga